In Candidatus Hydrogenedentota bacterium, a genomic segment contains:
- a CDS encoding protein kinase, translating to MNKDRSLLFGMLAVSMKKVAPDRLSAVARRAEQDPGFDLAKSLVDEGLITEGDKAQIDSLLELSLAEHEGDAARTLQAFGKDPNKIETLLESMDGFEAFERYSDRPAPSGDTSAGFADSILGDVQEPDSFGDGGPLELDSLVEDGDPAKTRVTQSGNTGDKASIGDIALGDAPDSFFQSIANTDTQIMSPVQAAAEIDESQIVPAVAEHPGRYEMIRDFAKGGMGKITLVHDTHLGRDIALKQLLQRNILPETRPGAPTTAILTIPIIARFLQEARITGQLEHPSIIPVYELGYREDGSLYYTMKLIRGQSMHDVLKDCKDIRDRMKMLPHFLDLCQAISYAHSRGVIHRDLKPMNIMIGEFGETVVIDWGIAKVKGQDDIHAKGLQETVQAMRVSSAEATAKTMYGQTIGSPYFMPAEQAMGRTDLIDERSDIYSLGAVLYVILTGQMPYQGNNVREFMGKVGQIEPKPVLELEPSAPRELAAVVKRAMALVPENRYQSARELTTEIEAFISGGMVSAYDYSLTEMIKRFYKKNKKVINTAAAAALILLGSGVFYSISLKIARDRAVVAEAEAREAQGEAETQRDRAVAAEADALAAEAEARRELYRANIANAKFNINEQQMAKARELLASCEPESLRAWEWGFLAAETHADLLTVDRGGRFSGIAPDGAGLLTGTVRGTLTLHDMNTGEILHEFIHRAGYNYAVAGSEDMARIAVLEDAAIHVWDVSTRAELLRAEMPERKLTKYLMAISGNGKYVAGLGGDYVLRVWDVDTGEVAVEVEDCQPSGFNVFLSPDGTRMMVARRYLGEEGFDQRFEVFSLPAGEVLGTEIFAADSALSAQAAAFSPDGGMLAVGTDNNLQIWAVAGFKKLHEIAGQRFGHLDEIAFSPDGNHVAAGTKDGNLLVFDVKAGKTAAVLPKAHEDWIRSVRFSRDGSRVASVADDRTLRLWTVPGLRPLRTYKGHDSSVYTLGFSQDGTRVATSTPAGKSKVWDISADLEFAPAELDKFARVTFDRASGIVAGGAQDTVILWDARSGHRVRELAAPGEPAKAIAFNPAGTLLIAVVWNGNAEMLHAWDVATGEEQFSFGTGQTRTQAVHAIHGDAAVLVYTGSDLIRFETGGGDGVSVLAGLAAMDGKTLGSYTISEDGSRLAAGLRGEDSAVTALHLSLDGSGEPASIDIAQVSSVSPHFTPEAGRILICQADRPDKLVEGGSVSYWNLADNSRTEPVRRHENEIVSARFSRDGSLLATGDRNGVTAIWAADSLRPAAVMRGHAGAVSHLDFSPNGERLVTGSADRSFKIWDTAAGVQILTLNDAAVGADVQVALPEQVAFSEDGLQLATITSPPVSPMILHAFSTSTADYPEAADEGGEAADEAAGDVDEETAAFKQFERRMEAYKRLYWRHE from the coding sequence ATGAACAAGGACCGAAGCCTCCTCTTCGGCATGCTGGCTGTTTCCATGAAGAAGGTTGCGCCGGACCGGCTCTCCGCCGTGGCGCGGCGGGCGGAGCAGGATCCCGGGTTTGACCTGGCGAAGAGCCTGGTGGACGAAGGCCTGATCACGGAGGGCGACAAGGCCCAGATCGACAGCCTGCTGGAGCTTTCCCTGGCGGAGCATGAGGGCGACGCGGCGCGGACGCTTCAGGCCTTCGGCAAGGATCCGAACAAGATCGAGACCCTGCTGGAATCCATGGACGGTTTCGAGGCCTTCGAGCGCTACAGCGATCGGCCCGCGCCGAGCGGCGACACCTCGGCGGGATTCGCCGATTCGATCCTCGGGGACGTCCAGGAGCCGGATTCCTTCGGCGACGGGGGCCCGCTGGAGTTGGATTCCCTGGTGGAGGACGGCGATCCCGCGAAAACCCGCGTGACCCAGAGCGGCAACACGGGAGACAAGGCGAGCATCGGCGATATTGCGCTGGGCGACGCGCCGGACTCCTTTTTTCAGTCGATTGCGAATACAGATACGCAGATCATGTCGCCGGTGCAGGCGGCCGCGGAAATCGATGAGTCCCAGATCGTGCCGGCCGTCGCGGAGCATCCGGGCCGCTACGAGATGATCCGCGACTTCGCCAAGGGCGGCATGGGCAAGATCACGCTGGTGCACGACACGCACCTGGGGCGCGATATCGCGCTGAAGCAGCTCTTGCAGCGCAATATCCTGCCCGAAACGCGCCCGGGCGCGCCGACGACGGCGATCCTGACCATCCCGATCATTGCGCGTTTCCTGCAGGAAGCGCGGATCACGGGACAGCTGGAGCACCCGTCGATCATTCCGGTGTACGAATTGGGCTACCGCGAGGACGGCAGCCTGTACTACACGATGAAGCTGATCCGCGGCCAGTCGATGCACGATGTGCTGAAGGACTGCAAGGACATCCGGGATCGCATGAAGATGCTCCCCCACTTCCTGGACCTGTGCCAGGCGATCAGCTACGCGCACAGCCGGGGCGTGATCCACCGCGACCTGAAGCCGATGAATATCATGATCGGCGAGTTCGGCGAAACCGTGGTGATCGACTGGGGCATCGCGAAGGTCAAGGGCCAGGACGATATCCACGCCAAGGGGCTCCAGGAGACCGTGCAGGCGATGCGCGTGAGCAGTGCGGAGGCCACGGCGAAGACCATGTACGGCCAGACTATCGGCTCGCCGTACTTCATGCCGGCGGAGCAGGCGATGGGCCGCACGGACCTGATCGACGAGCGTTCGGACATCTACTCGCTCGGGGCGGTGCTATACGTGATCCTCACCGGCCAGATGCCGTACCAGGGCAACAATGTGCGCGAGTTTATGGGCAAGGTGGGCCAGATCGAGCCGAAACCGGTGCTTGAGCTGGAGCCGTCGGCGCCCCGGGAGCTCGCGGCGGTGGTGAAGCGGGCGATGGCCCTTGTTCCCGAGAACCGATACCAGTCCGCCCGGGAGCTCACCACGGAGATCGAGGCCTTTATTTCCGGCGGCATGGTCAGCGCGTACGACTACAGCCTGACCGAGATGATCAAGCGTTTCTACAAGAAGAACAAGAAAGTAATCAATACAGCGGCGGCGGCGGCGTTGATCCTGCTGGGGAGCGGCGTCTTCTACAGCATCAGCCTCAAGATCGCGCGGGACCGGGCGGTTGTGGCGGAAGCAGAGGCCCGGGAAGCGCAGGGCGAGGCCGAAACCCAGCGCGACCGGGCCGTGGCGGCGGAGGCGGACGCGCTGGCGGCGGAGGCCGAGGCGCGTCGCGAGCTTTACCGCGCGAACATCGCCAACGCGAAATTCAACATCAACGAGCAGCAGATGGCCAAGGCGCGCGAGCTCCTGGCGAGCTGCGAGCCGGAGTCCCTGCGCGCGTGGGAGTGGGGCTTCCTGGCGGCGGAGACCCACGCGGACCTCTTGACGGTGGATCGGGGCGGTCGCTTTTCCGGCATTGCGCCCGATGGCGCGGGCCTCCTCACGGGCACGGTCCGCGGCACGCTGACCCTGCACGACATGAATACCGGCGAAATTCTCCACGAATTCATCCACCGCGCGGGCTACAACTACGCGGTGGCCGGTAGCGAAGACATGGCGCGGATCGCGGTGCTGGAAGACGCGGCGATCCACGTCTGGGACGTGTCGACCCGCGCGGAACTGCTGCGCGCCGAGATGCCGGAGCGAAAGCTCACCAAATACCTGATGGCGATCTCGGGCAACGGGAAGTATGTCGCGGGGCTCGGCGGCGACTATGTCCTCCGCGTGTGGGACGTGGACACGGGCGAGGTCGCGGTGGAGGTGGAAGACTGCCAGCCATCGGGCTTTAATGTATTCCTGAGCCCGGACGGAACCCGCATGATGGTCGCGCGGCGCTACCTCGGCGAGGAGGGCTTCGACCAGCGCTTCGAGGTCTTTTCCCTGCCGGCGGGCGAGGTGCTTGGAACGGAGATTTTCGCGGCGGACAGCGCGCTCTCGGCGCAGGCCGCGGCCTTCAGCCCGGATGGCGGCATGCTCGCGGTGGGGACGGACAACAACCTCCAGATCTGGGCGGTGGCCGGCTTCAAGAAACTGCACGAAATCGCCGGGCAGCGTTTCGGGCATCTCGACGAAATCGCCTTCAGCCCAGACGGAAACCACGTGGCGGCGGGCACGAAGGATGGCAATCTGCTGGTGTTTGACGTGAAGGCGGGCAAGACCGCCGCCGTGTTGCCGAAGGCCCACGAGGACTGGATCCGGAGCGTGCGCTTCAGCCGGGACGGATCGCGGGTGGCCTCCGTGGCCGATGATCGCACCCTGCGGCTGTGGACCGTGCCGGGACTTCGCCCGCTGCGCACGTACAAGGGCCACGACAGCTCCGTCTACACCCTGGGCTTCAGCCAGGATGGGACCCGCGTGGCCACGTCCACCCCGGCGGGCAAGTCCAAGGTGTGGGATATCAGCGCGGACCTGGAATTCGCGCCGGCGGAGCTGGACAAGTTCGCCCGCGTCACCTTTGATCGCGCGAGCGGTATCGTGGCGGGCGGCGCGCAGGACACGGTCATCCTCTGGGACGCCCGCAGCGGCCACCGGGTGCGCGAACTGGCGGCCCCGGGCGAACCGGCGAAGGCCATTGCCTTTAATCCGGCGGGAACGCTCTTGATCGCGGTGGTCTGGAACGGGAACGCCGAAATGCTGCACGCGTGGGATGTGGCGACGGGCGAGGAGCAGTTCTCCTTTGGCACGGGCCAGACCCGCACGCAGGCCGTCCATGCGATCCATGGGGACGCGGCTGTCCTCGTTTATACTGGAAGCGATTTGATCCGCTTCGAGACGGGCGGCGGCGATGGAGTCTCCGTGTTGGCGGGCCTGGCGGCCATGGACGGCAAGACGCTGGGCAGCTACACGATCAGCGAGGACGGATCCCGGCTCGCCGCCGGGCTGCGCGGCGAAGACAGCGCCGTAACCGCGCTGCACCTGTCGCTGGACGGATCGGGCGAACCCGCGAGCATCGACATCGCGCAGGTAAGCAGCGTTTCACCGCACTTCACGCCGGAAGCCGGCCGCATCCTGATCTGCCAGGCCGACCGCCCGGACAAGCTCGTCGAAGGGGGATCGGTTTCGTACTGGAACCTGGCGGACAACTCCCGCACCGAGCCGGTGCGGCGGCACGAGAACGAGATCGTCTCCGCGCGTTTCTCTCGCGACGGATCGCTACTGGCGACGGGCGACCGGAACGGCGTAACGGCCATCTGGGCCGCGGATTCGCTTAGACCGGCGGCGGTCATGCGCGGCCACGCGGGCGCCGTGTCGCACCTTGATTTCAGCCCGAACGGCGAGCGCCTGGTGACCGGGAGCGCCGATCGCTCCTTCAAGATTTGGGACACCGCCGCGGGCGTGCAGATACTCACGCTGAACGACGCGGCGGTGGGCGCGGACGTGCAGGTGGCGCTGCCGGAGCAGGTCGCCTTCAGCGAGGATGGCCTCCAACTCGCGACGATTACGAGCCCGCCGGTATCCCCGATGATCCTGCACGCGTTCTCCACGAGCACGGCGGACTACCCGGAAGCCGCGGACGAAGGTGGCGAGGCGGCGGACGAGGCCGCGGGGGATGTGGACGAGGAAACGGCCGCGTTCAAGCAGTTCGAGCGCCGCATGGAAGCGTACAAGCGCCTGTACTGGCGTCACGAATAG
- a CDS encoding outer membrane protein transport protein yields the protein MNKACRRSLCSLALALAPGAAWAQVEINSSPNVVGSGARALGMGSAFIAIADDATAASWNPGGLTQLERPEFSLVYSFKNNSEDFSSSSRRGLNFDNTVNFNEINYASFVYPIPRTFNGRNIVLSLNLLKQYDFDRDLRFRFNDVGAAAGGVVNIGARYDYSQRGGLSSLSPAVGFEITDKLSVGLVMNIFDQSILPDNEWKTRNNIRQRTLLNNVGPFSADILLNTTTRIEENYQDIDGHNFTLGMLYKPNDRWSFGAVYHTKWSADVEYTQRVRLFNDGNVGITRAKRKQEITFPSAIGLGVAYRFPNDKLTLSFDVTRREWDQFEILDPENPNRSARRKSGVTGLNKQISEIDPTYTVRFGAEYVFVNDSKPKQDYLPSLRGGIFYDPEPSGGRKDQFWAVGLNGLSQRGDGDPVDFFGFSLGAGVLIKNRVNMDLAYIYRWGDGARKDTFGLNGTDADVEQHSLYVSTVVYF from the coding sequence TTGAACAAGGCATGCCGGCGATCACTATGTAGTCTTGCCCTGGCGCTTGCGCCGGGAGCCGCCTGGGCCCAGGTCGAAATCAACTCGTCGCCCAACGTCGTGGGTAGCGGCGCGCGCGCCCTCGGCATGGGCAGCGCGTTCATCGCCATTGCGGACGACGCCACGGCGGCCTCCTGGAATCCGGGCGGGCTCACGCAGCTCGAACGTCCCGAATTCTCGCTTGTGTACAGCTTCAAGAACAATTCGGAGGATTTCAGCTCGTCGTCAAGGCGCGGCCTGAACTTCGACAATACCGTCAACTTCAACGAGATCAACTACGCCAGTTTCGTCTACCCGATCCCGCGCACCTTTAACGGCCGCAATATCGTGCTCAGCCTGAACCTCCTCAAGCAATACGACTTCGACCGCGATCTCAGGTTCCGTTTCAATGATGTCGGGGCCGCGGCCGGCGGTGTGGTCAACATTGGCGCGCGGTACGACTACAGCCAGCGCGGCGGGCTCAGTTCCCTCTCGCCCGCGGTCGGCTTCGAGATTACCGACAAGCTGTCCGTTGGCCTGGTTATGAATATCTTCGACCAGAGTATCCTGCCCGACAACGAGTGGAAGACCCGCAACAACATCCGGCAGCGCACGCTCCTGAACAACGTGGGCCCCTTTTCCGCCGACATCCTCCTCAACACCACCACGCGCATCGAGGAAAACTATCAGGATATCGACGGGCACAATTTCACGCTCGGCATGCTCTACAAACCCAACGACCGGTGGAGCTTCGGCGCCGTGTACCACACCAAGTGGTCCGCCGATGTCGAGTACACCCAGCGCGTCCGGCTGTTTAACGACGGCAACGTGGGCATTACCCGGGCGAAGCGCAAACAGGAGATCACCTTTCCCAGCGCGATCGGCCTCGGCGTCGCCTACCGCTTCCCCAACGACAAGCTCACGCTCTCCTTCGACGTCACCCGGCGCGAGTGGGATCAGTTCGAGATCCTCGACCCCGAGAATCCAAACCGGTCCGCCCGCCGGAAGTCCGGCGTCACCGGGCTGAACAAGCAAATCAGCGAGATAGACCCCACCTACACGGTCCGGTTCGGCGCCGAGTATGTATTTGTGAACGACTCCAAACCCAAACAGGACTACCTGCCCAGCCTCCGCGGCGGCATCTTCTACGATCCCGAGCCCTCCGGCGGGCGCAAGGACCAGTTCTGGGCGGTCGGGCTCAACGGCCTCAGCCAGCGCGGCGACGGCGATCCCGTCGATTTCTTCGGCTTCTCCCTCGGCGCCGGCGTGCTCATCAAAAACCGCGTCAACATGGACCTCGCCTACATCTACCGCTGGGGCGATGGCGCCCGCAAAGACACCTTCGGCCTCAACGGCACCGACGCCGACGTCGAGCAGCACAGCCTGTACGTCTCGACGGTGGTGTATTTCTAA